AGGCCGTTTGGTAAACCTTGGTTGCGCCACTGGCCACCCAAGTTTTGTAATGAGTAATAGTTTCACCAATCAAACTTTGGCGCAGATCGAACTTTGGAAAAATGGTGAAAACTATGAAAACGAAGTATATATGCTTCCAAAACATTTGGATGAAAAAGTAGCAAAATTACACCTTGAAAAAATTGGGGTTGAACTTACTGAGCTTTCTGAAGAACAAGCAGAATATATTGGCGTAACTGTTGAAGGACCCTTTAAGCCTGAGTATTATAGATACTAATTCAAAATAAATTTGAAAAGAATAAAACCCTTGCAGATTTGTGAGGGTTTTTTATTTCAAAATATTTAACTTTTAAAAAGCTAAGATTATTTATACTTTAATAGAATGATTTATGAAGAGGAAAAAATAAAAGTCCCACGTTTCAACGAAGAATCTGGTTTCTACACCACGAAAAAGCGTTCCAAAATGATGGGCAAAATTCGTGGGAAGAACACCAAGCCAGAATTGCTTTTCAGAAAAGCCCTTTGGAAAAAAGGCATCCGTTATCGCGTGGACACCAAAAAACTGCCCGGAAAACCCGATATTTCCATCATAAAATACAAACTTGCCATTTTCATTGATGGTGAATTTTGGCACGGCTACAATTGGCCGGAAAGAAAAGAAACACTCAAAAGCAACCGCGGTTTTTGGATTCCCAAAATTGAACGGAATATGCAGCGCGACCGAGAAGTAAACCATCAACTTGAAGAAATGGGTTTTACGGTTTTTCGCTTTTGGACCAATGAAATAAAACATAATTTAGACAAATGCATCAACGATATTTTGGTGTACATAAATACAGGACAGAATGATTAACTCAAAACTCCCAAATATAGAAACCTCCATCTTCGCCAAAATGAGCAAAATGGCAGCGGAACACCATGCGCTTAACCTTTCTCAGGGATTCCCAAATTTCCCCAGCGACCCCACTTTGAATGCTTTGGTGGACAACGCAATGCGCGACGGTTTTAATCAGTATGCGCCAATGCCCGGAGATTTTGAATTGCGGATGGAAATTTCAAAAAAAATAGAAAATCTTCACAATCATTTTTACAATCCCGAAACTGAAATCACAATTACGGCTGGTGCAACTCAAGCTATTTTTACAATAATCGCTGCGACAATTAGTAAAGGCGATGAGGTAATTATTTTCACTCCCGCCTACGATTGTTATGCACCAACGGTGGAACTCTTCGGTGGAAAAATTGCTCCCATTCAACTGAAACCTCCTTTTTATAGTGTGGATTGGCAGGAGGTTTCGGATAAGATTTCTTCAAAAACGAAAATGATTATCATCAACTCGCCACACAATCCAAGTGGAATGCTGTTTTCAAAAAACGATATGCTTCAATTGCAGGATTTGGCAGAGAAAAATAATCTGTTGGTTTTAAGCGATGAGGTTTATGAACACATCATTTTTGACGGGAATATACATCAAAGTGCATCAAAATATGAAGCTTTGGCGGAGCGAAGTTTTGTAACTGCCTCCTTCGGAAAAACATTTCACAATACTGGCTGGAAAATGGGCTATTGTGCCGCACCCAGAAATTTGATGGAGGAATTTCAAAAAGTACATCAATTCGTGGTTTTTTGCGTAAACCATCCCATTCAAAAAGCATTGGCAACTTATTTAAAAGACGAAAATCATTATTTGAAACTGTCGGATTTCTATCAGCAAAAGCGCGATTTTTTTCTGCATTTAATGGAAGGTTCCAATTTCAAAATTATTCCGTCTAAAGGAACTTATTTTCAAATGCTCGACTTTTCAGAAATTTCAAATGAAAACGATATCGCTTTCGCGGAAAGACTTACGAAGGAACATAAGATTGCGACCATTCCAACGTCCGTTTTTAACGAAGGCAAAAAAGATTTTAAACAGATTCGGGTTTGCTTTGCCAAAACGGATGAAACTTTGGCGGAAGCTGCTAAAATTCTTCAACAGCTATAATTTATAAATATTATCAAATTCCCTTCAAAGAATAAGTTTTATCAATCCAAAGATTAAAACAACCGATTGATTTTTAAGGTTGCAGCCTTTTTAATTGTTATTTTCGTAGGATACACTTCAAAATATTTCTACCATGGAAAATAATAACGATAAAAACTATCACAAAGGAAAAAACCCCAGCGGCAACACGAGCGATGTTTGGGAAATTAATGACAGTTCTGCGCAGTGCCCCTATTTTGGCAATGTTCAGCATCAAGTAGCTGGCGGAGGTACCAGAAACAGCGATTGGTGGCCGAATAGTTTACGATTGAATGTGCTGCGGCAGCAAGATTCAAAATCAGACCCCATGGGCAATGGCTTCAATTATAAAAAAGAATTCGAGAAACTGGATTATGATGCTTTAAAAAATGATCTCACAAAATTAATGACCGATTCCCAAGACTGGTGGCCCGCAGATTACGGCCATTACGGCGGATTGTTTATCCGTATGGCTTGGCACAGCGCGGGAACGTATCGTGTAACCGATGGTCGCGGCGGCGGAAATACCGCAAACCAACGTTTTGCACCATTGAACAGTTGGCCCGACAATGGAAACTTGGATAAAGCGCGCTTGTTGCTTTGGCCAATTAAGCAGAAATACGGCAAAAAAATCTCCTGGGCAGATTTACTACTTTTGGCGGGAAATGTGGCGCTGGAATCGATGGGCTTTAAAACATTTGGTTTTGGCGCAGGCCGCGAAGATGTTTGGGAACCTGAGCAGGATGTGTATTGGGGTTCTGAAACACAGTGGCTTGGCAATGACAAGCGTTATGAAGAGGGTCATCTTGAAAAACCCTTGGCGGCAGCGCACATGGGCTTGATTTATGTGAATCCGGAAGGACCAAATGGAGAGCCCGATCCAATGGGTTCTGCACACGATATTCGCGAGACTTTTGGAAGAATGGCCATGGACGATTATGAAACCGTGGCGCTTGTTGCAGGCGGGCACACCTTCGGAAAAGCACACGGAGCAGGCGATGCCGAAAAATATGTAGATGTGGAACCTGCTGGAGCCGCAATTGAACATCAAAGCAAAGGGTGGATAAGCAGCTACAAATCTGGATTTGGCGACGATACCATAACTAGTGGGTTGGAAGGTCCTTGGACGCCCGTACCCAATCGATGGGACCATGATTATTTTAGAGTATTGCTTGATTATGAGTGGGAATTAACAAAAAGCCCCGCTGGTGCCCATCAGTGGAAACCGACAGCGGCTTCAAATGCAGACAAAGCTCCCATGGCTCACGATTCATCAAAAACACAGGACTTAATGATGAGTACGGCAGATATTGCTTTAAAAACCGATCCCGCTTATTTAAAAATCTCAAAACATTTTAGAGACAATCCCGAAGAATTCGAAGATGCCTTTGCGCGCGCTTGGTATAAATTGACCCATCGCGATATGGGGCCAGTTTCCCGTTATATTGGCCCAGAAGTTCCTTCGGAAGAATTGCTTTGGCAAGACCCTATTCCTGCGGTTAATCACACTTTGTTTGACGAAAAGGATATTTCATCATTAAAAGGAAAAATACTCGATACAGGTTTGTCAATTTCTGAATTGGTTTCAACCGCGTGGGCTTCTGCTTCAACCTACAGAGGTTCCGATATGCGCGGGGGTGCAAATGGCGCCCGAATTCGTTTGGAACCACAAAAAAATTGGGAAGTGAACAATCCTTCGCAATTAGCTAAAGTTTTGGACAAGCTTGAGGAAATTCAAAAAGATTTCAACGGCAATCAAAACGGTGACAAAAAGGTTTCGATGGCAGATCTGATTGTTTTGGGCGGATGTGCCGCCATTGAAAAAGCTGCTAAAGATGCAGGGCATAACATTACTGTGCCGTTTACTCCCGGACGTGGTGATGCATCTCAGGAGCAGACCGATGTAGATTCGTTTACACATCTTGAGCCTGCTGCGGATGGTTTCAGAAATTATTTGAAGCCCGACCAGCACGCTTCTTTTGAGGAATTGTTGGTTGATAAATCACAATTATTAACGCTCACTGTTCCAGAAATGACAGTTCTTGTGGGCGGAATGCGCGTTTTGGATACAAATTGGGATGGTTCCAGCCACGGTGTTTTTACCGATAAACCTGAAACATTGACCAATGATTTCTTCGTAAATCTTCTTGATTTGGGAACAACTTGGAAAGCCGTCGGTGATGACGATCGCATTTTTGAAGGTCGCCACAGAGCTTCGGATACTTTTAAATGGACCGGAACTCGGGCAGATTTAATTTTTGGCTCCAACTCAGAGCTTCGCGCAATTGCGGAAGTTTATGCCTGTGAAGATTCCAAAGAAAAATTTGTGAACGATTTTGTTGCAGCTTGGAGCAAAGTGATGAACTTGGATCGTTTTGATTTAAAGTAAACAAAATGTAAATTATTTTATAAATGAAACAGAGTTGCAAAATATGTGACTCTGTTTTTTTACTTTTATGAAACTATGAGAGACAGATTATTTGATTTAATACGCTTGAAAGATGTTTCAGAAGTTAGAACACTGCTGAAAAATTCTCCTGAACTGGTTTCCGAAAAAGACACTCGCGGCTCCACACCACTTTTACTTGCCACTTATTATGGCTTTTACGATATTTCAGAAATCATTTTAAAATTTCCGCAAAATATTGATGCGCAAGATGCTTCTGGCAACACCGCTTTGATGGGTGTTTGCTTTAAAGGTTTTGACCATATCGCTAAGCTGTTGCTCGAAAATGGCGCTAATCCAAATATTAAAAATTTCAACGGTGCTACAGCTTTAATTTTTGCTGCTACTTTTGGACGAAAAGAAATAGTGTGGATGCTTTTGGACAAAGGTGCAGACAAATCAATAAAAGATGACAGAGGGTTGACGGCTGCAGACCACGCAAAAATGCAGGGTAACCGGGAGATGGTTGAATTGCTTGAAGAAAAAAAAGAATAGAAAATAAAGAAAAAGAAAGTTTGAGCAAAAATTTAAAAATAACAATTATTCAAAGCGAACTTCACTGGGAAAATGCCGAAGCAAATCGCGCGATGTTTTCTGAGAAAATCCAAAATATTGAAGGCGAAACAGATTTAATAATTCTCCCGGAAATGTTTCCTACAGGTTTTTCAATGAATGCCGAAAAGCTTGCTGAACCGAACAATGGCGAAACTTTGCGATGGATGATTCAAGAAGCACAAAAAAATAATTGTGCAATAACGGGAAGTATTATCATTTCTGAAGAAAACAATTATTACAACCGCCTATTTTTCGTTTTTCCCGATGGAAGTTTTCAAAAGTATGACAAAAAACACACCTTCACTTTAGCAAAGGAAAACAAAACCTATTCTGCGGGAAATGAACGTTTGATTGTTGAATATAAAGGTTGGAAAATTTGTCCGTTGGTTTGTTACGATTTGCGTTTTCCAGTTTGGGCTAGAAATACGGAAGATTACGATGTATTGATGTATGTTGCAAATTGGCCAAAAGTTCGCACTCTAGCTTGGGACACTTTGCTTCGTGCCCGAGCCATTGAAAATATGGCGTATTGCATCGGTGTAAACCGCGTAGGTTTTGATGGCAATGAGCACGAATATGTGGGCCATTCAGCAATTTATGATGTTTTGGGAAAGCAAATTTCAACAACTAGTTATGAAACTGAATTTACCGAAACAATTGTTTTGGATAAAGAACACATTGAAAGCAACCGAAAACACCTTCAGTTTTTAAACGATCGCGATCATTTTATTTTAAAATAAAAGTCTCATTCAAACTCCAGTTGGCCCTAACTTCAATTTGTGTTGGATAATAAATAATCCGCTCGGGCTGCATTCGGTTCAAGAAACTCCCCGTGTCCCAGCTGCGGTTTTCATTTTCATCGTAAATTATTCTTACAAAATATTTATCGGGTGAAAGTGCTCCAAAAAAAACATCTTTGTTTTCTGTTAGATATTTTTCCGCCACTATATTGTATTTACTGTCAAGTATTTGAACAATAATCGGAAATGCTTCCACATTAACCAGTGTAAGGTTCAACGTGCCATAATCTGACTCCAATCGTGTGTTTACGCTAAACTGAATTGTGTCATTGGTTTTTTCAAAAAAATCAGTCAACGCTCCCGGCAAAATATTTATCGAATACGTTTGGTCTTCGGTCTTTGGAAAATATATTTCGGCCCAATTGTACTTTTTATTTAGCGTAACAGTAGTTTGAACAAAAGAAGAATCTTTTGCCATAACTTGAAATTGTTCGGCATCAAAAGTTATAAGCGGCGTGTTTGCACGCAATTTAAAGGTATCTTTTAATTTCAAAGTGCCGGTTTTCAACGCAGAAATAGTCAATGAATCTTTAAATAGTTCACGCATGCGCACGGTACCGGTATCAATAAAATTTTTGTTAGTCAGTTTAAAAATTAGTGAGTCTGTTTCCATGGCAGGCTTAAACCAATAATGCAAGGTGTCCTTTTTTTCGTCCTTAAAAACCGTTGCGATATAATCTTCCGGTTTTTCTGAAAGCAATTCAATATCTATACTGTCTGCACGACCTTCATACCCAAAAACAATATGGTTTTTTCCTACCTGACTTGCGCGCACAAATTTATAATCGGGCGTTTCCTTAAAAAGTGTAAGTGTGTAACTTGAATCTGCGGGAAGGGTAATAAGTTCTTTTTCAAAACCTATTTTATCATTTTGTGGTTGAAAAATATAATCGTTGTTTTTTTCCTTCAATGCCAAAAGAAGATATTTTCCTTCCTTTAAATTGGTTAATTCAAAAACTCCCGTGCTATCTTTGGTGACGGTTATGTAAGTTGGTTTTTCAGAATAAATAATTGAATCCGTAAAAGCTTCGTTTGCTTCATAAAGCATTACTGTTGTTGGAATTTCCGGCGCTATTAATTGTGCGTCTTTCACTCGTCCCGAAAGCTTTAGACTATCAATATAGCTTCCCGTAGAAAAAATATATTTATAGTATTCAAACTTGTTTTCTTCGTTATTATCCACTATACTATTTCCAAAGTTGAAAGAATACGTAGTATTTGGTTTTAAAGTATCGAGTATTTTAATCCGTAGGGTTTTTGAAGTACTTAAAGGCGTAATAATGGGAGTGTATTTCATTGGTGGTGAAATAATGAGCTCTTTGTTTACTTCTTTAAGTTTTATGTATTCATCAAATCGAATTTCAATTTCACTACCGGTAAAATTTGTAGTGTAATTTTCAGGACTGCTTCTTACTATTATTGGCGGAATGGTATCCCGTGGCCCACCCGATGGCGATCCTTTTTTTGCACAGTCCACGAATGACAAAATCATCAAAAAAGCTATGGGAATGTAAAGCAGGCGGTGTTTCACTAAATGTCTTTTAAAATTTTGTGGCGCAGCGGCACGGCTTCAAAATTAAACAATATGTAGCAACTATTTACAAATACTTTTAGGCTACTGCAAT
The Aequorivita iocasae genome window above contains:
- a CDS encoding very short patch repair endonuclease, which encodes MIYEEEKIKVPRFNEESGFYTTKKRSKMMGKIRGKNTKPELLFRKALWKKGIRYRVDTKKLPGKPDISIIKYKLAIFIDGEFWHGYNWPERKETLKSNRGFWIPKIERNMQRDREVNHQLEEMGFTVFRFWTNEIKHNLDKCINDILVYINTGQND
- a CDS encoding methionine aminotransferase, translating into MINSKLPNIETSIFAKMSKMAAEHHALNLSQGFPNFPSDPTLNALVDNAMRDGFNQYAPMPGDFELRMEISKKIENLHNHFYNPETEITITAGATQAIFTIIAATISKGDEVIIFTPAYDCYAPTVELFGGKIAPIQLKPPFYSVDWQEVSDKISSKTKMIIINSPHNPSGMLFSKNDMLQLQDLAEKNNLLVLSDEVYEHIIFDGNIHQSASKYEALAERSFVTASFGKTFHNTGWKMGYCAAPRNLMEEFQKVHQFVVFCVNHPIQKALATYLKDENHYLKLSDFYQQKRDFFLHLMEGSNFKIIPSKGTYFQMLDFSEISNENDIAFAERLTKEHKIATIPTSVFNEGKKDFKQIRVCFAKTDETLAEAAKILQQL
- the katG gene encoding catalase/peroxidase HPI, which codes for MENNNDKNYHKGKNPSGNTSDVWEINDSSAQCPYFGNVQHQVAGGGTRNSDWWPNSLRLNVLRQQDSKSDPMGNGFNYKKEFEKLDYDALKNDLTKLMTDSQDWWPADYGHYGGLFIRMAWHSAGTYRVTDGRGGGNTANQRFAPLNSWPDNGNLDKARLLLWPIKQKYGKKISWADLLLLAGNVALESMGFKTFGFGAGREDVWEPEQDVYWGSETQWLGNDKRYEEGHLEKPLAAAHMGLIYVNPEGPNGEPDPMGSAHDIRETFGRMAMDDYETVALVAGGHTFGKAHGAGDAEKYVDVEPAGAAIEHQSKGWISSYKSGFGDDTITSGLEGPWTPVPNRWDHDYFRVLLDYEWELTKSPAGAHQWKPTAASNADKAPMAHDSSKTQDLMMSTADIALKTDPAYLKISKHFRDNPEEFEDAFARAWYKLTHRDMGPVSRYIGPEVPSEELLWQDPIPAVNHTLFDEKDISSLKGKILDTGLSISELVSTAWASASTYRGSDMRGGANGARIRLEPQKNWEVNNPSQLAKVLDKLEEIQKDFNGNQNGDKKVSMADLIVLGGCAAIEKAAKDAGHNITVPFTPGRGDASQEQTDVDSFTHLEPAADGFRNYLKPDQHASFEELLVDKSQLLTLTVPEMTVLVGGMRVLDTNWDGSSHGVFTDKPETLTNDFFVNLLDLGTTWKAVGDDDRIFEGRHRASDTFKWTGTRADLIFGSNSELRAIAEVYACEDSKEKFVNDFVAAWSKVMNLDRFDLK
- a CDS encoding ankyrin repeat domain-containing protein, whose translation is MRDRLFDLIRLKDVSEVRTLLKNSPELVSEKDTRGSTPLLLATYYGFYDISEIILKFPQNIDAQDASGNTALMGVCFKGFDHIAKLLLENGANPNIKNFNGATALIFAATFGRKEIVWMLLDKGADKSIKDDRGLTAADHAKMQGNREMVELLEEKKE
- a CDS encoding amidohydrolase, with protein sequence MSKNLKITIIQSELHWENAEANRAMFSEKIQNIEGETDLIILPEMFPTGFSMNAEKLAEPNNGETLRWMIQEAQKNNCAITGSIIISEENNYYNRLFFVFPDGSFQKYDKKHTFTLAKENKTYSAGNERLIVEYKGWKICPLVCYDLRFPVWARNTEDYDVLMYVANWPKVRTLAWDTLLRARAIENMAYCIGVNRVGFDGNEHEYVGHSAIYDVLGKQISTTSYETEFTETIVLDKEHIESNRKHLQFLNDRDHFILK
- a CDS encoding Ig-like domain-containing protein; its protein translation is MKHRLLYIPIAFLMILSFVDCAKKGSPSGGPRDTIPPIIVRSSPENYTTNFTGSEIEIRFDEYIKLKEVNKELIISPPMKYTPIITPLSTSKTLRIKILDTLKPNTTYSFNFGNSIVDNNEENKFEYYKYIFSTGSYIDSLKLSGRVKDAQLIAPEIPTTVMLYEANEAFTDSIIYSEKPTYITVTKDSTGVFELTNLKEGKYLLLALKEKNNDYIFQPQNDKIGFEKELITLPADSSYTLTLFKETPDYKFVRASQVGKNHIVFGYEGRADSIDIELLSEKPEDYIATVFKDEKKDTLHYWFKPAMETDSLIFKLTNKNFIDTGTVRMRELFKDSLTISALKTGTLKLKDTFKLRANTPLITFDAEQFQVMAKDSSFVQTTVTLNKKYNWAEIYFPKTEDQTYSINILPGALTDFFEKTNDTIQFSVNTRLESDYGTLNLTLVNVEAFPIIVQILDSKYNIVAEKYLTENKDVFFGALSPDKYFVRIIYDENENRSWDTGSFLNRMQPERIIYYPTQIEVRANWSLNETFILK